A stretch of DNA from Rhizoctonia solani chromosome 9, complete sequence:
CCCCATTgaacctctgtggaatatctTCAAGAAGCATGTATTCAAGATCCCTGGGGCTTGTAAGAACCTGGACAAGCTCTGGAAAGCAGCCAAGATGGTTTGGGATGCATTTACTGAGGAGGGTATCAACAAATATACTGACAGGATGGATGCTCATGTTGAGGCTGTTAAAGTAGCAAAAGGCTGCCCAACTGAATTCTAAGTGATCTGGCTGATTTGTTTTCCCTTAGTATGTATGTTGAATCATTTGTTTTCTTTCAATTTTATGTTACACTTGCAAACCAACAGCAGGAACACTAGCAGGGGTGCACATCTTGATCATGTGTCTGGATAATTTCTGTGTCTGGTAGTACATTGCCCTTTtggtgcttggtgggcaggGGTTTTGCTGGTTTAGTTGCAGTTTCAAGGTTGGATTCCACACTGAGGTTAGGTTTGGGCTGAGCTTTCCTCTTGAGACTCTATAGACCATTGGTAGTTGTTAGTGTATAAGAACATGTATATACAATATACTTACTGGCAATGCACCTGTCATTGCTGTCATTCAATTGAGAGTCTTACTGGCACTTGCTTTTTCACAGTAGCCAAAGGTATTTTTGGAGGTGGAGATGGCTCTGATTCAGACAAGGACATGGCAGACTTGGCAGTGGCAGCAGCAGTGGGGATCTTGGCCTTGTTTGTGGATGCaagagtgggagtgggagtgggagtgggagccTTGGAAGTGGAAGTCTTGGATGCAGACTTGGACTTTGGAGCAGAAGATTTTGATGGGCAGGCAGGGGCATTGGATGTGCAAGCTGAGAGCTTGAGTAGCAGAACATTGGATGTGGGAGTTGGAGTTGGAGCCAAGGTGCAAGCTGTGAACAAAGGTTGCTTAACCTCTTGTTCATCCTTGCTATTGGAATCCTCAATATGACAGCATTTCTAGTTGTATTAGAGAAACATCAGAATAATAATGATATTATTAAAACTTACCTTTCCTAGACCTGCAGTTCTTGTCAGGCTCACTTGCACTTTGATATCATCCTTGTTCTTGTCAGATTCAATGGTACCAGCAAGTTCTTCATCCACAGGCTCTTTGAAAGCACAGTCCTCCTTGACAGGCTCCTCTTCAAATGGATCCTCTTTGATTGGCTCCTCTTCAAACAGATCCTCTTTGACAGGCTCCTCTTTCAGCAGATCCTCTTTGATGGGCTCCTCTTCAAATGGATCCTCTTCAACAGGCTCTTCCTTGATGGACTGCTCCTTGTTGTTCTGGATAGGGGTGTTGGTATTGTCATCTAATAAACCAAAATAATACACAATCAAGTGAGTACAATTTTAACTTACTCTTCCCTCTGCATAGCTGTCCTTGCTCATTTGCCTTGGTGTTGTGCTTGTTCTTGCATACAGTTTTCATTAAGGCTTTCCCAGCCCAGTCCTCTGGGAAGTGGTAGAGCACTGGGTATGCAGCCTTAGTCTGTAAAAAACAATTGTTTATGTTAGCAAAATGTTGTGTGATAAAGGAAAAAATAAGAATAAAATAAAACCTGCAGAGACAAGGACAGTGGCCCAAATGTTGTAAGGGACTAGCTCCCAGGTCACTCCAACATTCCCAAGCATACTTGCCATGTTGTTGTGAAATTTGGCCTAAATATAAAGTGGCTCAGTGTTAAATATCCAAAAGACCAAATGAATGCATGTGAGACTGACCTTGATATCTAACTACATACCATGAGGGAATGTTTTCCCTATTCCAAAGTCCATATAACCTTCCAATCCCCTGCACTTCTTGATCTTCTTTGGTTTTTCAATGGTCAAGACAGTTTTTTGAGTACCATTGGGGAATGTGGTCTTCACAGACTTTCCCCCTTTTAGGTGCTGTGCTGAtaagtgtcatgacccatgcctttgctggcatgtctcctgaccaagccacctactaataggatattccacagtctttagaaggccgcatatactcacatatatgcagtcagaactgtcattactctaagggctcatgacttatagactgacagtccaccagggtcacatgacctcccccctccagtcctttatcaaatactatactaaactactacagatttgaagtggggggggatgacataatctcttctataataatatattattcagaccttgcccatgggctcccttaacattggcctgcagctagggAGGCAGGGGGaatgcaatgtcccccagcaacttatattattaatatatcactgtgcatcatatatactatatatctttgacagtggatatatatggtaataacccctccagatatggatTATGACAATAAGGGACTTATCAGTGGTGGATAATCAAATGAGTTCTCAGTTGCTTAccatgtcataacccatatctggaagggttattaccatatatatccactgtcaaagatatacatagtatatgtgatgcacagtgatatattaatgaTATAAGtggctgggggatgttgcactccccctgcccccctagccgtaGGCCactgttaagggagcctgtgggtaaggtctgaataatatattattatagaagagattatgtcatccccccacctcaaatctgtagtagtttagtatagtatttgataaaggaatggagggggggaggtcatgtgacctggacttagagaatatcactaagtccagccatgttgaccataagtctcttatatgtgggaacctgggggttctgagcgcataagtgcgagtatatgcgtgtttccggtggctgtagtgtgtaccatgaatgccctggtatgtgaatagagggcacaataggggtgtggctcatgacataCCAGGTAGATCTGTGGCTGTGCCACCAACAGGTGCTGTGGCACTGAAGGCACTATTGAACATACCTTGGTGTTAAAAATGAGTTAAGACATGTTGAAGACACAGAAATAAGAGTACATTGTATTATTACTTGATTTATAAGGCTTTCAATGACTAGTTGAACAATTTTTTGTGGTCTTGGAGTGAATTTTACAAAATGAATGTGCTGATGGAATTTCATTGCAAAAGTTGGTAGATTGTCAGCAATAGGTGACAGGAACCTGGATAAATATTTACCAGATAATAGAATTTTATGTATGCAGTCAAACAAGAGAGGATGGGGAAGAGGGAACATGCTGGTGATGGTTGGGAGAGAGGGAGGCAGGATGTCAACCAATACTCAAGTCCCCCCAATGCTTATGTCAGCCAACAGCACTTAGCTCTTGGACCAAAGTTTTGTTTGCTCCCCACCCACAGTCTGTCCTCAGTTATTGTCATAAATGGTTGATAAGCAGAAAGTATGGTGCAGTTGCTGTCAAAATTATGTAACCACTGAGACCTTCAAGTCTCACCAACAAGCTCAAGAGGGGATGCCTTGGCCAATTTGCAAACCTCTAGGCAAGCCAAGGAGGAGACCTGGCACTGAGAAGCTTTGGTAAGTAATAATTTAATCTTTTTATATGCTAATAAATATTCATTTAATCCACCATACAGACAATGCTTATGCTGGCATTCAAGCTAGGAATTCATCCATACACACCAAGCAAATTCTCCCCCATCCCAGTTATGCAGCCCCAGCCAATCCCCATGCTAGACCTGTTccccccaagcccaaatATATAGACCATGATACAGAACTGTATCATTTGGAGCTCAAGACCATGCCTGAACTCAACCTAACCCATATTTGGGAATAAGTCATGCAAGCATGCAGCCTGCTGGACTTGGGAGATCAAGAGCTTCACTCCAAAGGCTCTTGTTCACACAGCACACATACCTTAAAGATGCCATTGGATTTGTTGGAGCTTGGAGGAAGTGACTTAGATGAGTTGGCAGATGTGGACAATGTGGAATACAATCCTGCAACATATGGATTACTGCCTCAATTGTTCATTTGGGAGCAATTGTTAGTCAAAGTTGCTAAACTGTGTACATATTTTGTTTGATTCTCTCTGCATTTATCATATTTGCATTTCAGCTCAAACAACCATTGGCCTGGATGATCTAGATACCATCCAGGACTTTAATTTTTTTGTTAGGGAGAAGACTGCTGTATGTACACATGAAGCAATGTGAAGAACTTACTGTTGGTCTAAAACCAAAACTAAAATCCCAAGTCTtaagtctatcaggactcaAATGCTTGCACTATTGGCACTGAAACTAGTTAAATGCCACTGCTGCAAGAGCTCATGCATTTGTTATACAGGATATCTTGCCAATCTCAAGAGTTACCCTTACTGTCATTCCCCTTGCCTCAACCCTTCTGGATGTCTGTATTCTATTTTCCAATATATTCCACTTATCCCCCAGCTGCAAGCACTCTTTCAAAACTGAGCAACATTCTCAAAAATGCTATATTGGTCTGAATTCCAGCAGAGTGGAACACACATCCAGGATGTATTTGATGCTGTACTCTATGAGCTATTATGTGCTACATGCATGGTTGTTGATGGAGTTGAACAGCCACACCAACATTTTGAGGACTTCAAGAGCTTTCACTGGCAATTGCACTGGATGGCATTGGCCCATTTAAGCAACAAAATCATTCATGTTGGCCATTCATAATTATTATTTACAACTTCCCCCCCAAAATCCAAGCTCACCTCTCCAACATGATATGTACTGGCATTATCCCTGGCCCCCACTCCCCCAAACACCTCAACTCCTTCTTCCAGCAGCTAATCAACAAACTTGTGGTGCTTGCTTGAGGTGTTGAGGCTGCAGATGTGGTTAACAAAGAGGTTTTTACTCTTTGTGTGCACACTCTTGCAGTGTTTGGAGACTTACCAGTAATTGCAAAATTAATGGAGTTTGTAGACCATAATGGCTGCTTCCCTTGTTGCTTATGCAAGATTATGAGAATTCTTGACTGCACAGTCAAGAATGCATCCCATCTGTATTGCCCACTTCATTGTTCAGACAACCCTGGACTTGACCCCTACAAACTCCCACTCTGCACTCACAAGGAGTGCCTTAGAGATGGTTATGATGTCCTCCAAGCTCCAAACAACACTGCATGGGCCAACTTAGCAGCTGAATGCAGCATCAAGGGTGTGACATTGTTGGCTGAACTCTTGTTGAGCCAGATCCCCAACTTGTTCCCTGTCAAATCTATGTGTTGTAAccacactgtaaggtgggttacATGCTAATGGGCAGGTGCTTATGGCTGTACTaaacaaggtaatctactaactaaggctaactGATACTATCtcaactgcttaaggtggtgtggagGCTCCTGACTACAGTGGTGAAGGGCCTAAGGCCAGTGAGAGTAAGGGGACTATAAGGTCCCAACACTAACTGTTGACTTCTGGAACCTGTCTGTGAgatagacaaggtaaaattgacttggggtctccaagcaatttccctgctgtatatatacacaagaggtactaattacaaattgGGATGtgtgtgtgaaaagaagtccTAAATACAGAGGGAAGCAtactgcaggctgcacagaagtgtGGAATTTgtctaagtgcccttggcacagcagcttggcaggtcttggcgcagcatcttgacttggtaagcaccaagatcacatgattggaaaAGTAGAGAGaaagagtttgtaaaaaatagtaaaaatattagagaAATTAGGCAATCCCAGTGGTGTAATTGGTTAGGGGTGTAACACTATGCATCTTGTGCAGATAAACCTAATCCCTCAGCTTGCAGACTTATGGCACAGAAAATTCAATGGGATTGATTCTGGATTTGAGAATTACTTGATCAACATGCTTGTCTGGAACTCTATGGGGGACATGTGTGTTGATTCTTTGCTTTTGACACCTTCTTTTGGCTGTCCTATTCCTCATTTTGGAAATTGCTCACATTTTGCTTCTGAATCTTGGTCTTATTGGGCAATTCATGGTGCACCAAATATACTGCACCATTGCTTTATGGACTCAAGATACTATATTCATTGTGTTTGTCTAGTCAACCTAATGAAAAAATGCACCAACCATgctgttgattgctctgagCTCCCAGCAATCTGTCTAGGTTTCATTGAGTGGGTGGAGGATTTTGAACAGTGAGTAATAtttatgcatatatacaaatTGAGTGGTTTATCAACTATGTGATAGGATCTACTACCAGCACAATCCAGAGTGCATACAGGTGTGTACAACAAATATACACTATCTGCTTCACATTGTGGATTCCATTGAGTGGCTTGGACCTCTATGTCATAAcctatatctggaaaggttattaccatatatatccactgtcaaagatatatatagtatatgtgatgcacagtgatatatgaataatatatattgctgggggatgttgcactccccctgcccccctagccgcaggccaatgttaagggagcccgcaggcaaggtctgaataatatattattatagaagagattatgtcatcccccccccacctcaaatccgtagtagtttagtatagtatttgataaaggactggaggggggaggtcatgtgaccctggtggactgtcagtctctaagtcatgagcccttagagtaatgacagttctgactgcatatatgtgagtatatgcggccttctaaagactgtggaatatcctattagtaggtggcttggtcaggagacatgccagcaaaggcatgggtcatgacacccTACCTAGCTACTGGGCATTCCCTATGGAGCAATACTGTAGCTTCACTGGGGCCTCAGTGAAAAGCTGGCAATTTCCTTATGCAAACATTGCTTGGTGCATTTACAATGTTGCCCAGCTTTGTATTATCTGCAAAATATGACATACGCAATATGATCACCTTTGGGCAAACCCAAGCATCAGCCAAGGAGGACTTGAAGACTGAGATGAGGGAAGGTGATAAGTTTGAAAACTGTATGTTTATCATTTATTGTTTCAATGTCAACTAAGTATGTCTAGATCCCAACCAAATATTCCTAAACCCCTGGGCTGAGGTGCTCACTGTAACTCCCAAGCTACATGCACAGATCTCTAAATACTTGGCAACCACCTACAAAGTACAAATTGGAAAGAAATTAGCTCTAGAGCTGATTCCCAACACCCTCCAACAATGGGGCCAAATGCAAATTGCCCAGGGAGGCAACTTGATTCAAACACAAGGCTACCATAAGTTACATGGGACAGCTGCAATGCATCATTTGTTTGGGTATGTTTTAGtttatatgtatatatgtatattaaTATTGACTCAATAAGTCTAGTATGAATTGCTGGCTGATTGACTTGCTCATTGTCCAAGAGCAACACCCAACTTTGTCCCAACTTCTTATAATGGTCAGCTTCAATGCTTGTTTACGTTGCCCCTAAAGCCCAAAAGTGTTGTCAATCCATCAAAGGATGGATCAAAATGTCTCATTCTTGCATTTATCTTGGAGGTGCCAGTGGTTATTGAAGATGCTTACAAATACAGGGTCACATGGTACAAGGGAAAGTTGGGAAGTGGGGAAGTGGTCAATGCCCTAACCATACAGTGTGCTATTGGATAAATTCAAGACAACAAGCATTGGTGGATCATTGATAGGAGTTTGGATTTGGCACACTTGGATTTTGTATGAGGTATATAATTGGTATTAATATGATTTTGACCTAGTTTACACTTGCTATGTGCTGGATGAGCAATTGCCTAGAAATTCAACCCTCATTCATGCACCCAACCCCAGTGCTCAAATCCAAACCCCTCAAATAAGCCCACCCCCAACAAAGAATGTAAATCCAACCCTTGGCCACAAATCCAGCCCCTCCAAAAATGTCCAACCCCTAACAAACCCAAGAACCCAACCCCTGAGCAGAAATCCAACCCCTTGAGAAATTCCAACCCCTGGGGatttgttatggatatgacatttcttcaataatctgtacttattttattaattacactagtaatcttacagtaaacaaatgagataaagatgcaaactaaggttttcaaggtccctctatccaatagtaacctttacaaaacctacaaacctcaggaataccctcaatatgcaatgccttttgcatatatgttgttttctcactcatttaaatatatataaattcagctgagtagataaacagtaacaagcattatttctcttgtttgtagtatttattatttgagattctatcttgtggctacacacagaaatattcagggtcccccctgttgcataggcaagtgctccagcgcttaatcagcgcttaagcgccgacgcactaaatgcgccttttctctatcacccgggcatcccacactgccgaaccACTTGCgtttaggtgcgcctgtttgtgcgctccagaacgctgggtcaatcacccaaaacggacaacatttggcagagttatgcaccatttactgtaagtacccaatgcagcagtatcctacctttgggactgtttactccaaggatgaaacacttagccttgggacatctaaggacccacacaggtaaatactgccttggggcaaacattgccttggggcaaatattaggatctgttgtttgtttactatgtaccaaagtattggctctcctaagtgtttcagttgccacatgtacctcctgtaccccctcttggtatcaatcatgtatatacttgtttgtgtgctttctcagggtataagaggaccctgtgaagacgcttctaatgcatccatttatccactcttatatattgacatatacacacaagcctttaacagcttatctgtgcatttactttagtgattgactcactgtaaatagcataggaggttgtttggcgcactaagaccataggccagtcccaacagacacaggataacctattagtgtaattactgcaaccctgtgccccttgactgtcacagttgttgagttcaacattgagtatagtgcaacaatactgtaaggattgttgtgattggtgattgagtgatagtgtttcaatccaccataccccctatattgtagatagctttatctataatatctcATATATCCTAGAtctattttaggtaaaccccataagtcttaagtcttacttaagcatctataagtcctatacttaaataggcaaatcctataaatcctgtacattagtcaggtaactctcttacctaaggtactatcccagagaccttaagtatacatactcttagtcacttaggcttaagtaacattagtctaaggtactatacataaccaaccacctgcacttcatagttgctagactatatgttaggagttgttattcctgataacctagcttatgttgtgcatatattctgtgcatatattctgatccTTAATACTAATTCTTAGTTATttccatatacattttgtatacagtaattctttcttactcctgtacttacacaactcttaacagacAGCCctctggcaggacacccaggacacCAAAGAACACTGGAACTTGTCTCACAATTGtactattggccaggcaTCAGAGCAgacacctactggcatgtggataGCTGTGAAACCTGCCAGTGCATCCAGAAACCCAAGTATGCCTTGATACCCCTGCAGCCACTTGAGCTCACAacccaaccatggtaacatgtgtcatacaacatgattgtggatCTACCTAAGGACAGAAGTCATGACTCCATCTTGGTCATCATAGACAGCTTCACAAAATATGGCatatttgtcaaatgttcaaagaaactcaaggcaccaGAATTGGCAGAGTTGTTCCTTCAACACATATGGGAAAGGCATGACATGCTAGAGAAAACAATTTCAGACAggggaagggtcttcaacaacaattTCCTCAAGGCCTTACACAAAtgcctaggaatagacccccattTCTCtttggcctaccacccacAAAGCAACAGACAGACAGAGCAGGTGAATCCTTCCATAgaacacttcctaagggcatACTCAGGAACCAACCAAAAGGACTGGACCAAGTGGCTGccaatggccaaatttgcctacaacaatgcacTCCACAGTAGCACTGGAAAAACCCCACTTAAAGCcctgtatggatgggaaccaacACTGACCCCAAGCAATGTGCCCACACATGTGCCTGAAGCAGACAACCTGGCCAAGGCAATGGAAGCTCAATGGCTGGAAGTGGAAGCTGCCCTGTGACAATCCAAGGCAAAAATGACAACTGGGGGATCAGAGGTGGTCCCAATAGATTTCAAGATTGGtgaagaagcttggcttgACACCAAGAACATCAAACTCAAAACATTAAGCCCCAAGCTCTCAGAACAATACCTGGGGCCCTTTAAAGTAATTGAGAAGATCTTGGAGCAAGCCTACTGCCTAGAACTGCCACCATCCATGCAAACCCataatgtcttctatgttgGATTATTGTCAAAAGTTAAAAAGGACCAGAATTGTACCTTCAAAAACTGCCTGCCACCAGTAACTGTGGACAGAGAAGAGGAGTACAAAGTATAATGCATTACAGATGCCAAGGAGCACAACAGAATatggttcttcagagtcaaatggaagggttacagATCAGAAGAGAACATGTGGGAACCACAGGAGAACCTAAAAAATGCTgggaaaattttgaaaaagtATGAGGAAGATATGAAGaaaaaggcccttggcgctgccaaggcccttagaggggggcagtgttgtagacacacttgatctCAGGGATTTTATTCCCATTCTCtcaatttaaacaaaggcaaacagactacatttttgatcacatgactttagCACCTATGTCATACTCTAAGCAccttgccatgtcccccTGCACTTAGTCAGCTAtgcagccacctccacctatgacatcactatgacacataggtgacacatatgcatgagtaaggccacaACTGGAGTGGGGTTGTTATGAAATgaataatttagacatatgtgCCCCTAACTGCCAATAGTGAGTAGTGCAAACTAgggtaatcatacttgctctatccaaatatgggcatgagaattactatatttgggaGCTGGCAGTGCTACAAGACATTTTAtgctttatttcctcattgtgcttccatatatacatatttcatcaTGCAAACAGGTcataatattatttctatgactTATAAAATTTTATGTActatacatttatatgcaggAAGAGTACTTACAGagcatagaacaagtgcaagtaagcatggaagTGCCAGTGCTTAGTAATTAcaaataagtgccaaaggttggcagggtgcgccaatgccaatatcttgGTGGAAAATAGAcatattactatgcagaCAAATTCAAATAGGTCAGAGGCACTGGTATCTCAATTCTCAAAATGGAATTGTCTCATTCcaagccaaattgatggagaagCTAACCATTTAGGTTTCTAGCtctttctatgagatcccaccttgcctcaaggttattctTAGCAGTCACACTAAAGTGATTTAGTCATATATGTTCTAGAATACTTTATTCATAGCCTTTggtctatctcactaggacttattgggactaattggtctttatgtatcaaatagctcagactgtacctctcatgtaacttcctcttttgcaCATCAcatatatagttatttgttctccctctggggtatataaagcccctgagggagaccctttgaatacatccCCATTTACATCTCATTTTATCCctcttgtgtgaacttggagatctaatagatcttctttacttagtttagagtgccttattttgctttctcagcctcttaagctcactgaacttaatcCATAAGGTaccttggcgcatatagcctctggcaaggtcccaacagacactgggtagctaggaaaggctctagggcaaccctgaacctcttgagtaagtcagtagGGAGAGTTTAAGACCTTGAAAGTGGCATATACCCCTTAACTGACTGCAATCTCAGCCAAATAATTTGCTATTAAATCTAGGTAAattactgttgtagacatatttgataccacggaatttattccgaatttctcaaatttgaacaaagttgaacggacaacatttttaatcacgtgactttggcacttatatcttacgcaaagcgccaagccacatccccatccgcgcttattcatcctacatagccacctccacctatgacaacatcatgacacgtcagtaacacatatgcatgagtaagactaactgcagagcagggttcttattggttatggaaTTGCACATCATGTATTGTAAATAGACTacccctgtaatatataaggaggccaaccaaccatggtaacacccaggttgattacctcttgttgcatcccacgttgtacaagggccccaCAGCCCAGCAAACCTACTCAGCCACTAgttccacactgccttaagcggcttcattgttgtacttagatagctcaccattgcccttataggcttggttgctgtagtatagcttgttgttgttgtaggtagcttgcacacTGCCTTACGCAGTTCTTACTTGTATACAcctggccgcaagcgccctccgcctcaacgtccttacagacgtctaggacactaggtaattgaccttacaTTGGTTACAAACCGTTCTGCAACACCCACCACTAAGACCCAACCACCAAGAAggttacctgtactagcacaagcaaaatcacgtgatcagactcccctttcagctggaataatcaaagagctgttggtcccacgtagtagcaaattgctataaggcaggctaaccctattgcctgcatacccatggttgccgcaccttctaccagcaacctcagacagcagatacacctgcttgcagaaattAGATCCTACATTACGCCTGTCCACAGCTGTAATTAgcggcacttactgtccaatgctaggttgtttgatgcagaggtttagcgtttgcGTAGttaagcgctcataagtcctgatacaggCACGCCCGGCTATACAGCCCCCATCTCCCCCcactcgcccaccattacctcttGGACCCCTACTTGCTCATCTTCCCGGGCTtcctcccacgctggccaATCCTACCTGCCAACACATCACATGGCAACCTGCTCCCAGCTGCCCTCTAgaacccgctccccaatTGATCAGGAagagctgggaccccaaCTTCTGTCAACCCCCTTTGTCAaacttggggaagtctccctcaagCGCATCacacgcctcctccttggcctccttggccaagttgagaaCCTCAAACAGAAGGTTGAAGAAGTCCAAGAAGCAGGGGTCAAGGCCCAAATCAACCTCAAGAACATCTCCCAGACAgtcaatactgtcaaggacGGGCTCAGGAGTCTCCAACTCCACAggccaaggaccccagaGGACCAAAAACCCCCAGTTGTGGAAGCAACACCACGCCCCCTACCAAAAGCCAACCCTACTGGAACAGCTAGTTGGGTCTCCTTCTGGGCTGAACCTTCCAAGGCCCCTACCATCTTTGCCCAGCCCACACCAGTCCAAGCAGTACCCCTGCAagtcccttctccccctgtatcTCCatgtctccaatccccaattggagccactgcccctccacctctgGCTCCAGTCGCTGCCTATCCTGCCctggtcaaagtagaccacccagatgcctatacaggcaagattgggagcaaagccaagcaatggcttaCAAGGATGTTTGCCTGGACCCGGCTAAATTCACgcatgttccccacggacCAAGAGGTCCTGTCATTCCTTCtcatgaatatgaaggatttGGCAGGGGCATGGGCGC
This window harbors:
- a CDS encoding Retrotransposon-derived protein PEG10, whose product is MATCSQLPSRTRSPIDQEELGPQLLSTPFVKLGEVSLKRITRLLLGLLGQVENLKQKVEEVQEAGVKAQINLKNISQTVNTVKDGLRSLQLHRPRTPEDQKPPVVEATPRPLPKANPTGTASWVSFWAEPSKAPTIFAQPTPVQAVPLQVPSPPVSPCLQSPIGATAPPPLAPVAAYPALVKVDHPDAYTGKIGSKAKQWLTRMFAWTRLNSRMFPTDQEVLSFLLMNMKDLAGAWAHPHLNQLGSHQAIIQTVKGFKMEFLAAFGDPDATRAAKRKITTLTQSGTCADYITKFRTLAMELDWNDAALRGQFARGLHWEVSRQIATRENCPHTLLELQNAALVINNTLRKEQASHPPKDNKSSRPSNPARGTSTGQSTTGLKKLSNNPNFVLEEERNCCCAAGACIKCGKMGHKFAECHTGWKATPIKDKGKAKETAKTGKDSEYQSGKE